Part of the Janibacter alkaliphilus genome is shown below.
CATGGTCGCCGACGCCGAGCCCCGCTCGAAGGGGACCCGCCCGGTGAGCATCTCGTAGAGCAGGCAGCCCAGGGCGTAGGTGTCGGAGGCGGCCTCGACCGGCGACGTCCCGGCGCGTTCAGGTGCGGTGTAGGCCAGCGTCGCTCCCCCGCCACCGGCCGGGTCCGGCGGCCGGCCCGCGTCGGCCGCGCCGAGGCCGGAGAGGGCGACGACCCCGGTGGGCAGGACGAGCACGGCGTCGGGCCGCAGGTCGCCGTGGGTCAGGCCGGCCCGGTGGACCGCGTCGAGGGCGTCGCCGAGCTGACGCACGACGTCGAGGGCGACCTCGGGCGCGAGCCGGCCCTGCTGGCGCAGCAGCATCCCGAGGTCGGTCCCGTCGACGAGCCGCATGTCCAGGTAGGCCTGGCCGTCGATCTCACCGACCTCGTGGATCGGCACGAGATAGGGGTTCTGCACCTGGGCGGCGAGCCGCGCCTCGCGCAGCCGACGCTCCTGGTCTGCCGGGTCGGTCGTCGGGTCGAGCAGCCGCAGCGCCACGGTCCGCTCGCGCTGCCGGTCGTAGGCCTCGTAGAGCTCGCCCGCGCGGCCGCGCCCGACGAGCCGACGCAGCTCGTACTGGCCCAGCGTCGAGCCGGCCCGCCCCTGCCCGGTCACACCCCTGCTCCCTTCGTCCCGGCACTCGTCGTGGCAGCCTACGTCGCCTCATGACCAGCGCCGAACGGCTAGCGTGGTCGAGATCAGATCGACGCATCCACCGCGACAGCCGCGTGGAGCAACCACTGCGAAGGAGGGGGCATGGCACCGATCGCCCTGGTCACCGGCGCGAGCTCCGGGATCGGCGCCGCCACGGCACGGCGGCTGGCCGAGGACGGCTACGAGGTGGTGGTCGCCGCCCGGCGCGGCATCCGCTGCGAGCAGCTGGCCGAGGAGATCGGCGGCCGGGCTCTGCGCCTGGACGTCACCGACGAGCGCTCGGTGGACGCCCTGGTCGAGGCGGTGCCCCGGCTGGACGTCCTGGTCAACAACGCCGGCGCCGCCCTGGGTGCCGAGTCGGTCGAGGGGGCCGACCCCGAGGACTGGCAGCGGATGTACGACCTCAACGTCATCGGCACCCTGCGGGTCGTGCAGGCCATGCTGCCGGCGCTGCGCGCCGAGGGAGGCGGCACCATCGTCACCGTCACCTCGACCGCCGGGTCGGTGGCCTACGAGGGCGGCGGTGGCTACTGCGCCTCGAAGTTCGGCGAGCGGGCCCTCGTCGACACCCTCCGGCTGGAGCTGAGCGGGCACCCGGTCCGGGTCATCGACATCGCTCCCGGCATGGTCAAGACCGAGGGGTTCGCGCTGACCCGCTACCGCGGCGACGAGGCCGCCGCGAAGCGGGTCTACGAGGGCGTGGACTCGCCGCTGACCGCCGAGGACGTCGCCGAGTGCATCGGCTTCGCCTGCGGGCTGCCGCTGCACGTCAACGTCGACCGGCTGGTGGTGCGGCCGCTGGCCCAGGCGGCCCAGCACAAGGTGCACCGCGGGCCGCTCATCCCGCGCTGAGCAACCCCTCCCACCAGCGGCGACCTCTGCGTACACTCGCCTGGTCTCACCACGCGCCGAGGGGTCTTCGCCGATGTTCATGCTGTCCTCACCGTGGGTCCGTCGCGGCCGCTGCACGCTCCTCTCGGCCACCGCCCTGACCCTCGTGCTGGCGACCCCGGCCCTCGCCGAGCCGGGCGATCCGACCCCGTCGCCCTCCGGGTCTGCCACGAGCAGCCCCGCCGCCGAGACGGACCCGACCTCCGCCGGCTCGCCCACGTCTGGCACCGGCACGAGCAGCGACCCCTGGGCCTACGACGGCCCGGACGCGGCCGGCGACCAGCCGTTGTCCGCCACGGACGTCGACGCGCAGGTCGAGGAGGCCCGGCGGCTGGCTGACGAGCTGCTGGCCGACGACCGGGAGATCGCTGCCGCGGTCTCCGAGCTGCGCCGCTACTCCAAGCAGGCCAACGACCAGCTGCAGGCCTACGCCACCGCCCGGGACGACCTGCGGGAGGCCGAGGCCGAGGCGAAGTCCGCCGAGGAGGCTCTCGACCGGCTCAAGGACCGGCTCAGCAAGGGCCGGCAGGACCTGCGTGACTGGGCCTCGAGCACCTACACCCACGCCGGCGGCTACTCCGACGCGCTCGTCCTGGCCGACTCCCTCGGCCAGGACCCCGGCCAGATGAGCTCCTCGGTCAGCGACCTCAGCTATCTCACCGACGACCGGATGCACGGGGTCTCGCTGCTGCGCGAGGACACCGAGACCCAGGCCTCGCTGACCGCCTCCAAGGAGAAGGCGGAGAAGACCGCCGCGCGGGCGGAGAAGCGGGCGGCCACCGCCAAGGGCAAGGCCGACGACGCCGTCAGCGAGCGCAAGGACCGGCTGGACGAGCTGCGCGAGGAGCACGCCGAGCAGCTCGAGGACGCCGGGCCGGTCGCCCAGGCGCTGCTCGGG
Proteins encoded:
- a CDS encoding SDR family oxidoreductase, translated to MAPIALVTGASSGIGAATARRLAEDGYEVVVAARRGIRCEQLAEEIGGRALRLDVTDERSVDALVEAVPRLDVLVNNAGAALGAESVEGADPEDWQRMYDLNVIGTLRVVQAMLPALRAEGGGTIVTVTSTAGSVAYEGGGGYCASKFGERALVDTLRLELSGHPVRVIDIAPGMVKTEGFALTRYRGDEAAAKRVYEGVDSPLTAEDVAECIGFACGLPLHVNVDRLVVRPLAQAAQHKVHRGPLIPR
- a CDS encoding M15 family metallopeptidase gives rise to the protein MFMLSSPWVRRGRCTLLSATALTLVLATPALAEPGDPTPSPSGSATSSPAAETDPTSAGSPTSGTGTSSDPWAYDGPDAAGDQPLSATDVDAQVEEARRLADELLADDREIAAAVSELRRYSKQANDQLQAYATARDDLREAEAEAKSAEEALDRLKDRLSKGRQDLRDWASSTYTHAGGYSDALVLADSLGQDPGQMSSSVSDLSYLTDDRMHGVSLLREDTETQASLTASKEKAEKTAARAEKRAATAKGKADDAVSERKDRLDELREEHAEQLEDAGPVAQALLGVADDGAKDAQEALTDAMAESGEDVSDLEGLEPCSDNEDVYPNGQIPPGGLCALTTASGESLRPEAAAAFDAMSTAYERDTGSPLCVTDSYRSYPEQVVLKEQKGRWAATPGQSNHGFGLAVDLCGGVNTFGHPAHLWMQQNAPLYGWFHPEWAAAGGSLPEPWHWEFAG